CGCGGATGCGCTGATAGGTGGCGCAGCGGCAGACGTTGCCGTCCATCGCGGCGTCGATGTCCGCATCGCTGGGGTTCCGGTTGCCGGCGACGAGCGCGATGGCGCTCATGATCTGGCCGGACTGGCAATAGCCGCACTGGACCACGTCCAGCTTGCGCCAGGCGGCCTGCACGGCCTCCGCCGCCTTGCCCGAGATGCCCTCGATCGTCGTCACCCTGCTGCCGGCGGCCAGCGTGCCGACCGGGGTCTGGCAGGCGCGGACCGGCGCGCCGTCAACATGCACGGTGCAGGCGCCGCACTGGCCGACGCCGCAGCCGAACTTGGTCCCGGTCATCCCCAGCTCGTCGCGGACGACCCAGAGCAGGGGCATGTCTTCGGGCACGTCGACGGCCCGCTCCTGCCCGTTGATGGTCAAGCGGATCATGTGTCTCTCCCATTCCCGTGGCGCGTAGGCGGGGAACTGTCGTTTATTTTTAAGGAAGGGGGGCCAGGGCCGCGTTGCGCGCCGTGTTGTACCGAACCAAGGATTGCAGATACCCCCACCCGCCTGTCAAGCGGCACCCGACTACTCCGCTCAGGTATGACCCGGCCTATCCGGATGGGCAGGGGCCGGAGCCCGTGTGTCGGGTGGTGTGCGGGCCGTTGTGGGGGCCGTTGTGCGGATTGTGCAGGCGTTCTCTCCCGCACAATACGGTGGAGGCGAAAACAACGCTGTCATATCAACGGTTTGCCTAAGGTCATTTGCGCACCTCCGTTGTGCGGCGGCTGCCCGGCCGTGACGGTCCCGACGCCAGGGAACGCCGCTCCCGCCGGATCGCGGCCTGTGCCGCACCGGGAGACGCGAGGGCGCCTGTGGACCAAGGCGCCTGTCCGCTGGTGATGGGGTGGTTGATGAACCGAGGATAGCGGGTGGAGGGGAATGAAGCAAGAACGTCGCCGTCGGCGCGCTTGCGGTCAGGCGAGGTCGAAGACCAGCACCTCCGCCCCCTCCCCCGCTCGAACCGGATGGCGTCCTCGTCGCTGAAGGCCGCGCCGTCGCCGGCGGCCAGCGCCGTTCCGTTGACGGCGAGCCGGCCGCGCGCGACCTGCACCCAGGCATGGCGGCCGGGACGCAGCGTCAGCGTGGCGCTTTCGTCGCCGTCCAGCAGGGCGGCGTAGAGGTCGGCATCCTGGTGGATGGTCACGCTGCCCGCGCGCCCGTCCGGCGAGGCGACCAGCCGCAGCCGGCCGCGCTTGTCGGCATCCCCGAAGCTCTTCTGTTCGTAGCCGGCGGGCAGGCCGCGGCGCTCCGGCAGGATCCAGATCTGCAGGAAATGCACCGGCTCCTCCCGGGAGGCGTTGTATTCGCTGTGGCGGATGCCGGTGCCGGCGCTCATCCGCTGCACGTCGCCGGGCCGGATGACCGACCCGTTGCCCAGCGAATCCCGATGCTCCAGCGCGCCGTCCAGCACATAGGACACGATCTCCATGTCGGCATGGGCATGGGTCGGGAAGCCGCCGCCGGGGGCGACGCGATCCTCGTTGATGACCCGCAGGGTACGGAACCCCATGTGGCGCGGGTCGTGGTAGTGGCCGAAGGAAAAGCTGTGCCGGCTGTCCAGCCAGCCCATGTCGGCCACCCCGCGGTCGCCGGCCCGTCGGATCGTCATCATCGTCCTGGTGCTCCCTCTGCCGCCAGCCTCCGGCCGGAGGCATCATATGGCGGCCGGGGCCGGCGGAAACAACGGGAGCTGGGCAAACGGGAGCTGGACAGGGCCGCCGGTCAGGCGGCCCGCGAGCGCTTCAGCTCCGCCCCCAGACGGTCGAGGCCGGCGACCACCTGACGGGAGAGCTCCTGCAGTTCGCCCATCCGCTGCTGCGCCTCGTCGTGCCGGCCTTCGGCCAGCAGCGCCAGCGTGTCGCGGCCCTTGGCGTGGACCTGCCGGTGGATGGGGAACAGCTCGCGGAAGGAGGCCAGCGCCACCATCGTCTCGTCGGTCACGCTGTCGTACCAGCGGCCGAGGCGGCAGGTATGGTGGGTGCTGAGGTCGGCCGGCAGCAGCGAGATCTTTCCGGCCACCGCATCGGCCACCTTGGCGACGAAGGCGCGGTGGTCGTTCTTGGTCATCTCGATCAGCTTTTCGACGCTGGTGGAGCAGAGCTGTTCGACCGTCGCGGTCGGAAGCCCGTCGCCGATGAAGTTCAGATGGTGGAAGCCCTCCTTGCAGGCGACCGCCTGCACCTCCAGCCGCACCCCCGCCGCCGGGATGGCGAGCGTCATGCGGGCACCCTGCGTGCAGGGCGCCGAGGAGGCGGCCATCGCGCCATATTCCGACAGGTCGTAGAGCAGGACCTGCTCCACCTTGCCGTCACGGTGGAGCTGCGCCTCGACCATGGCGGCGCGGCGGTTCTCCTTGCGGCGGTCGGCCAGCTTGGACGAGGTGCGGACCGCCTTCACCAGCAGCTTGCGCATGCCGCTCATGGATTCGTCCATGCGGTCGGCGCTCTCGTTCACCGTGTGGGCGACCTGATCGGCGCGGCGGACGCTGTCCTCCACCCGCTCCATGATGCGGTGGACGTCCTTGGCGCGCTCGGCGGTGATGCCGATGTTGCGGGCGATCTCGCTGGTGGCGGCGGTCTGTTCCTCCACCGCGGCGGAGATGTCCGCCGCCCCGGCCTCCATGCGCGAGATGGCCTGCGATACCGCGTCGATCATCTTCAGCGTCTCGCGCGTCACCTCCTGGATGGCGCCGACGCGGCCGGTGATGTCCTCGGCGGAGCGGGCCGACTGGTTGGCGAGGTTCTTGACCTCGCCCGCCACGACGGCGAAGCCCTTGCCGGCCTCGCCGGCGCGGGCGGCCTCGATGGTGGCGTTCAGCGCCAGCAGGTTGGTCTGGGCGGCGATGGAGCCGATGATCTCCACCACCCGGCCGATCTCCGCCGCCGCGCTGTCGAGCCGGTCGAGCACGGCGCGCGCCCCGCTCATCTGTCCCACCGCGTCGTGGGCGATGCGGGCGGTCTGGCTCACGCGGTCGGCGATCTCGGCGATGGAGGCGTGCAGTTCCTCGGCCGCCGCCGCGACCGTCTCGGCCGAGGACAGCGCCTCGCCGGCGGCGCCGGAGGCCGAGGCGGTGCTTTCGCCGACGGTGGCGGTCACGCCGGACATGGTCTGGGCGCTGCTGACCAGATCGTCGGTCAGGACGGTGACGCTCTCGACCGTCTCGATGACCTGCGTGTCGATCCGCTCGATCATGCCGTCGACCGCGGCGACCGTCTCGTGCGTCAGCGAATCCCAATAGGCCGACATGGCGAGGTCCATGTCGAGCAGGACGGCGCGGCTGACCGCGCGCAGCGTGTCGCCGAGTTCCCGGCGCCGGACGGCGGTGTTCAGCAGGCCGGGCTGCGCCGCGGCGACCGCCGCCAGCAGCTCGCCCAGGATGAAGGCGTAGCCCGACATGTACCATTGCGGCGTCAGGTCGATGCGGTGGTGCGCCAGCCCGATCCGCCGGGCGGAGTCGAGGTAGCGTTCGTCGAACCGGCCGTCGAACAGCATCGACCAGTGGCGCGCCTGCGCATCCTTGGCCCGCTGCCGGGTCTCGGCATTGGGGAACCTGGCGGCCAGCTCCGGAACCGCCATCGTCCGCTCGTAGAACTGCCCGAGCAGACCGGGCAAGACCTCCATAAGGACAGGCTTCACCCGACGCAAGACGTCGCCCGAGGACTCGTCAATTCCTATGTATGCGAACTGTTTGCCGGAGGCTGCCCGATGATTGCCGGTATCCATGTCATCCGCCCGTTTCCTGACGACCGCCCCCTTATGTCGCCGGAAAATGCTAATCATTCGTTATAGGCGGAACGGCGGAGCAGCGGAACGGGCGGGCACTATGTCGCGGGCGGCGGCTCCGTCAACGGCAGCGATACGATAAGCTGATCCAGAAGCAGCTCGTCCTGGACAGGAGGGGCAGACTCGCCGTCGGGAGGCTCCGCTTCGCCAAGCGCCTTCATGGCGATCGCATCGGACTCCCTGGCCGCCCGCCATTCGTCGGCGAGGTGCCGGACATGGGCTTCATAATTGTCCGGCGGCATGACAAGCAGAGGCTCGAAATCAGTCAGGATGAAGGGGCGGATCATGTTGGATTTGTGCCGGGCGAAGAACTCTTCGCAAAATTCCTTCACGTGGTCTTTGGGAAGCCCTTTCTCCGAGCGTCCCTCAAGACTGTCCTCCAGCCGGGTCAGCTCATCATCCATCTGCGTGTCGATCCAGAAGATTGGGTAGGGCTTTCCTCCCAGCACACCCTTCAGCGTCTCACGGCCATCATATCGGAAGACGATGTCGTTCATATCCCGTTGCATTTGCGGCAGGGAGAGAATGAACGCCGTCTCCAGCGAAAGGGTGAATTTCCTGGGAGTGGCCTTGGACGCGACGCGGAAACCCGTATCGATCGATGGCCCGATGTAATCGATGCTCAGCCCTCTACGCCCCTCATCCCCGGAGTGCCAGCGGTCGAGCAGGTCGTAATGGACCAGTTCCGGAATCTCGTCCTCGCTCTCGACGGTCTGGATATCGGAGGGTGGCTGGAAGATGACTTCGGAGTTCACAACGGGAAAACCGGCCACCCAGGCTGCCATCTTTACGTCCAGCGAGGAGCCCTTGTCCCGCAACTGCCGTCTATATTCCTTTCCGGAGCGCAGCCAGCAGATCACCGTAGCGGCGCACTCTTTGGCGGTGGTGATCTCCATCACGTAGATCAGCTCGTCGCCGTTGCTCTTCCATAACTGCGGCGTCTCGCCGGTCGGCTGCATCGGTTCGGACGCGACGGCGGAGCAGTAATGCTGCCAGTGTCTGGCGAATTTCGCCTGGAACTCCGTATAGAACTTGGTGATCTCGACGAACCAGCGCGACCCGGCATCGGTCATCCGGTCGCCATCGTTCGGCGCCTGGATGGGAAAGGACCCGCTCTGCTTCAAGGCGGTCGACCCGACAAGGTCGATGCTCATGAACAGACGCATCCGCGGGTGCAGGAACTTCGGGATCCCCTCCAGCTTCATCCGGTACTCTCTCGCAGCCCCAACGCCTCAGCCCGTATCCGGGCCGCTTTGGTCGAGACGCCGAATCTCTCGGCGACGGCGAAGACGTCTTGCCCCAGTTCCTCGTATGCCTCACGGAACTCCTGCTCCGGCATCAGGAAGGCCGCCGCGAACCAGTTCGCCTCCCATTCCGTTCGATCCGAACCATATCGGGCTGCCGCCATGGCCTGGATCGGCGACCCGTTCTGGCGCGCCAGGAGATAGTGCAGCACATAGTGGCCGATCTCATGCGCTATGGTGAACCGGTCCCGTTTCGGGCTGGTGTTCTTCGCGATGACGATGTCGAAGTCGCCGGGCTGGCGGACCAGGAGAGAACCGGAATCGGTCTCGTCGATCCCGGAGAAATCCTTGTAGGCCAGCCTGCCCCCAAGCTTCTTGAGAACCACGAACAGATCCCCGCCGGGTTCGAAGGACAGCTGCCCCGCAACGTTCTCGGCAAGGCGATGAACGGCCTGTTTGGTCAGGCCGCTCTCCTTCGGCGGAGAGAAGTCGTGGTCTGCCATGGATGCCCTCCCTGGTCGAGCGCAATCTAGCTCACACACGCGCCGCGTCACCTGCGGCAGAGTGAATCACATCACCGGCGGCCGTAAAGGGTGTCGTCGAAAACCGGCCACTCCCATGCAGCCAGCCGGCCGCCGGCAACCGCGCCCCCTCCGGGAGGCGGGCACGGTCGGCGTCAGCCGAAGCGAAGTCCTCAGACCAGCTCGACCCGCTGGGCCACCGGCCCCTGGTCGCTGTCGAAGGCGACGTAGCGGACGTCCTCGCCGTCGGCGACGATCTCCAGGCCCGACTTGCGCAGGATGGTGCGGTCGAAGAACACAAGGTCGCCGTCGTCCCACGGCTCGATCAGGCCGGACTGGCTGTCCAGATTGTACCAGCGCACCGTGCCGTAGGCCGGCTCGCTCGACACCGGCGCGGCGGACGCCGGCTGGCGGGCCGGGCGGCGTTCGCGGCGCTGGCCCTCGGCCGGAGCCGGGGCGGCAGCGGAACCGGCGGCGGCCGGCGGAGCGACCGCGGGCTGGTCGCCGGCACCGGGATCGGCGGCGCGCTGGCGGCCGCGCGGCTTGGCCGGCTTCGGCGGGCCGGGGTCTCGGGCGGGGTGACGGAATGAATGGCGGCGACCTGCCGGCCCTTGGGGTTCTCCGCGACGTCGCAGACGAGCGTCGCCCCTTCCGGCAGGGCGGTCAGGCCAAGCGGCACCAGGACCGAGGAATGCACGAAGGCGTCCGGGCTGCCGTCCGGGAACCGGACGAAGCCGAACCCCTTGTCCGTCTTGTACCACTTGACCGTTGCTTCGACGTTCTTGGCCTCTTCGCTCACAACTCGCTCTCTCTGCACCAGCCCATTCGCGCGGAAGATGGGCGCAATGCCGTCCGGACGCAATGGGGGAATGACCGACAGACCGCGTTCCGGCGCCATTTTTCGCGCCGGAACGCGGTCCGGAGGGGCGGGGACGGAGGGCCGGACGGGTCAGGCGCTGCGCCGCCGGCCCTCGCCACCCTGCTCTCCCCCCTGCCCGCGCAGGCCGCCGAGCAGCTCGTCCCAGCGCCGCTCCGCCTCGCGCACCGCCCGCTCCTTGACCGGGCCGAAGCCGCGGATCTCCAGCGGCAGGGCGGCGAGCTCGACGGCGGCGGCATGGGTCTGCGCGGTCAGGTGCCGCAGGATCTCCTCCACCGTCTCCTCGTAGCGGGCGATCAGGCGGCGCTCCGTCCGCCGCTCCGCCGTGTAGCCGAACAGGTCGAAGGGCGTGCCGCGCAGCCGCTTCAGCCCGGCGAGCAGCCGCAGCACCGGCAGGATGCGCGGCCCCAACGCGATCTTGTGCGGCTCGCCGAAGCCGTTCAGCCGGCGCGCCAGCATCGGCGGGGCGAGGTGGAAGACCAGCGTCCAGTCGCCGTCGAACTGCTCCTCCAGCTTGCGGCGGAAGCGCGGGTCGGCATGAAGCCGCGCCACCTCGTACTCGTCCTTGTAGGCCAGCAGCTTGTGATAGCCGCGGGCGACCGCCTCGGCCAGCGCGGTGGAGCCGGGGAGCACCGCCGCCTCGGCCGCGCGCACCCGCTCGACCAGGGCGCGGTAGCGGTCGGCATAGGCGGCGTCCTGATAGTCGACCAGGAAGGCGGCGCGGCGTCCGACGATGTCGGCCAGCGTCGAGGCGGGCTTCTCCTCCTCCTGGCCGAGGCCGGCCAGGATCTCCGGCCGGTGGGCGGCGAGCCGGCCGAAGGTGAAGGCCCGCTGGTTCGCCTCGACCCCCACCCCGTTCAGCGCGATGGCGCGGGCCAGCGCGTCCAGCCCGACCGGCAGCAGCCCCTTCTGGAAGGCGAAGCCCATCAGGAAGACGTTGGCGAGGATGCTGTCGCCGAACAGGGCGGTGACGACGCGGTTGGCGTCCACCACCTCCACCCGGTCGGGTCCGGCGGCGCGCTCCAGCGTGCGTAGCAGGCCGCCGGCGTCGGGGCGCTGGGCCGGATGGCGGGTGAAGGCGCCGGTCGGCGCGACATGGGCGTTGGCGACCACCCGCGTCCGGCCGGCCCGCACCGTGCGCAGCGCGTCGGGCGAGGCCGCGACCACCATGTCGCAGGCCAGCACGACCTGCGCCTGGCCGGGATCGATGCGCGTCTGGTTCAGCCGCTCCGGGCCCTGCGCCACCCGCAGGTAGCTGTAGACCGCCCCGCCCTTCTGCGCGAAGCCCATGAAGTCGAGGACGGAGGAGGCCTTACCCTCGAGATGCGCGGCCATCGCCAGCACCGCACCGATGGTGACGACGCCGGTGCCGCCGACGCCGACGATCAGGATCTCCGCCGGGTCGTCGCCGACCGGGCGCAGGGGGTGCGGCAGCTCCTCCAGCGCGTCGCGGAAGCGGGCGGCGACGGCGGCGCTGTCGGGCTTGCGCAGGCTGCCGCCCATGACCGAGACGAAGCTGGGGCAGAAGCCCTCGACGCAGGTGTAGTCCTTGTTGCAGGAGGACTGGTCGATCTGGCGCTTGGTGCCGAACTCCGTCTCCTTGGGCAGGATCGACAGGCAGTTGGACTTCCTGCCGCAGTCGCCGCAGCCTTCGCAGACCAGCTCGTTGATGACGGTGCGGCGCGCCGGGTCGGGGAACTTGCCGCGCTTGCGGCGCCGCCGCTTCTCGGCGGCGCAGGTCTGCTCGTAGACCAGGGCGGTCACGCCGGGGATCTCGCGCAGTTCGCGCTGCAGCGCATCCAGCTCGTCGCGGTGGTGGACGGTGGTGTAGGGGGCGAGGCCGGAGCGGGTGTCATAGGTCTCCGGCGCGTCGCTGACCACGGCGACCCGCCCCACCCCCTCGGCGCGGAGCTGGTGGGTGATGGCGGCGACGGAGATCGGACCGTCGACCGGCTGGCCGCCCGTCATCGCGACCGCGTCGTTGAACAGGATCTTGTAGGTGATGTTGGCCTTGGCGGCGACCGCCTGGCGGATCGCCAGCAGGCCGGAGTGGAAGTAGGTCCCCTCCCCCAGGTTCTGGAACATGTGCGGGCGCCTGGAGAAGGGCGCCTGCCCGACCCAGGTGACGCCCTCGCCGCCCATCTGGGCGAGGCCGCCGGTGTCGCGGTCCATCCAGGAGGCCATGAAGTGGCAGCCGATGCCGGCGCCGGCCTTGCTGCCCTCCGGCACGCGGGTGGAGCTGTTGTGCGGGCAGCCGGAGCAGAAATAGGGCGTGCGCGGGGTGGCGGGCATCGGCGCCCTGGGGGCCGGCAGCAGCTCGGCCAGCAGCGCCTCGAAGTTGCGGTCGGGGAAGCGGGCCTGCAGGCGGGCGGCCAGCGCCTTCGCCACCATCCAGGGCCGCAGCTCGCCCGCCGCCGGCAGGAGCTCCGCCCCCGTCTCGTCGGTCTTGCCGATGACGGCGCGCGGCCTCTCGCCGTCCGGCAGGTGGAACAGCAGGTCCTTGAGCTGCCCTTCGACCACCGGCGCCTTCTCCTCGACGACGAGGATCTGTTCGGCGCCGCGGGCGAAGGCGAGGATGCGCTCCGGCTCCAGCGGCCAGGACAGCCCGACCTTGTAGACGGAGAGGCCGAGCTGCCGCGCCTCGCGCTCGCCGATGCCGAGCTGGCGCAGCGCCTCCATCAGGTCGAGATGCGCCTTGCCGGTGGTGACGATGCGCAGCCAGCCGCCCTGCCCGCCCCCCTGGCCCATCACCCGCCGGTCGAGCGGGTTGGCGCGGGCGAAGGCCTTCGCCGCGGCGACCTTGGCGAACAGCCGCTCCTCGATCAGCGAGCTGGGAAAGTCCGGCCAGCGGTAATGCAGCCCGCCCGGCGGCGGGGTGAAGTCCACCGGCATCCAGCCCTTGTCGAGCGGCGGCAGCGTCACGGTGCCGGAGCTCTCGACACTCTCCGAGATCGCCTTGAAGCCGACCCAGGCGCCGGAGAAGCGCGACAGCGCCCAGCCGTAAAGCCCGAACTCCAGGTATTCGCGGATGCCGGCCGGGTTCAGGACCGGCATCGACCAT
Above is a window of Azospirillum thermophilum DNA encoding:
- a CDS encoding pirin family protein, which codes for MMTIRRAGDRGVADMGWLDSRHSFSFGHYHDPRHMGFRTLRVINEDRVAPGGGFPTHAHADMEIVSYVLDGALEHRDSLGNGSVIRPGDVQRMSAGTGIRHSEYNASREEPVHFLQIWILPERRGLPAGYEQKSFGDADKRGRLRLVASPDGRAGSVTIHQDADLYAALLDGDESATLTLRPGRHAWVQVARGRLAVNGTALAAGDGAAFSDEDAIRFERGRGRRCWSSTSPDRKRADGDVLASFPSTRYPRFINHPITSGQAPWSTGALASPGAAQAAIRRERRSLASGPSRPGSRRTTEVRK
- a CDS encoding ImmA/IrrE family metallo-endopeptidase, coding for MADHDFSPPKESGLTKQAVHRLAENVAGQLSFEPGGDLFVVLKKLGGRLAYKDFSGIDETDSGSLLVRQPGDFDIVIAKNTSPKRDRFTIAHEIGHYVLHYLLARQNGSPIQAMAAARYGSDRTEWEANWFAAAFLMPEQEFREAYEELGQDVFAVAERFGVSTKAARIRAEALGLRESTG
- a CDS encoding protoglobin domain-containing protein encodes the protein MISIFRRHKGAVVRKRADDMDTGNHRAASGKQFAYIGIDESSGDVLRRVKPVLMEVLPGLLGQFYERTMAVPELAARFPNAETRQRAKDAQARHWSMLFDGRFDERYLDSARRIGLAHHRIDLTPQWYMSGYAFILGELLAAVAAAQPGLLNTAVRRRELGDTLRAVSRAVLLDMDLAMSAYWDSLTHETVAAVDGMIERIDTQVIETVESVTVLTDDLVSSAQTMSGVTATVGESTASASGAAGEALSSAETVAAAAEELHASIAEIADRVSQTARIAHDAVGQMSGARAVLDRLDSAAAEIGRVVEIIGSIAAQTNLLALNATIEAARAGEAGKGFAVVAGEVKNLANQSARSAEDITGRVGAIQEVTRETLKMIDAVSQAISRMEAGAADISAAVEEQTAATSEIARNIGITAERAKDVHRIMERVEDSVRRADQVAHTVNESADRMDESMSGMRKLLVKAVRTSSKLADRRKENRRAAMVEAQLHRDGKVEQVLLYDLSEYGAMAASSAPCTQGARMTLAIPAAGVRLEVQAVACKEGFHHLNFIGDGLPTATVEQLCSTSVEKLIEMTKNDHRAFVAKVADAVAGKISLLPADLSTHHTCRLGRWYDSVTDETMVALASFRELFPIHRQVHAKGRDTLALLAEGRHDEAQQRMGELQELSRQVVAGLDRLGAELKRSRAA
- a CDS encoding (2Fe-2S)-binding protein; amino-acid sequence: MIRLTINGQERAVDVPEDMPLLWVVRDELGMTGTKFGCGVGQCGACTVHVDGAPVRACQTPVGTLAAGSRVTTIEGISGKAAEAVQAAWRKLDVVQCGYCQSGQIMSAIALVAGNRNPSDADIDAAMDGNVCRCATYQRIRAAIKDAAQTMRA
- a CDS encoding cold-shock protein — encoded protein: MSSEPAYGTVRWYNLDSQSGLIEPWDDGDLVFFDRTILRKSGLEIVADGEDVRYVAFDSDQGPVAQRVELV
- a CDS encoding indolepyruvate ferredoxin oxidoreductase family protein, producing MDGAVARIDRDYRLDDRYTRDEGQVYLSGTQTLVRLLLLQRERDRRAGLNTAGFVSGYRGSPLGGVDQALWQARDHLAAHDITFLPAVNEELAATAVLGSQQVESSGEGRFDGVFGLWYGKGPGLDRAGDALKHANAYGSSPRGGVLVVAGDDHGCVSSGMPHQSDISMMAWSMPVLNPAGIREYLEFGLYGWALSRFSGAWVGFKAISESVESSGTVTLPPLDKGWMPVDFTPPPGGLHYRWPDFPSSLIEERLFAKVAAAKAFARANPLDRRVMGQGGGQGGWLRIVTTGKAHLDLMEALRQLGIGEREARQLGLSVYKVGLSWPLEPERILAFARGAEQILVVEEKAPVVEGQLKDLLFHLPDGERPRAVIGKTDETGAELLPAAGELRPWMVAKALAARLQARFPDRNFEALLAELLPAPRAPMPATPRTPYFCSGCPHNSSTRVPEGSKAGAGIGCHFMASWMDRDTGGLAQMGGEGVTWVGQAPFSRRPHMFQNLGEGTYFHSGLLAIRQAVAAKANITYKILFNDAVAMTGGQPVDGPISVAAITHQLRAEGVGRVAVVSDAPETYDTRSGLAPYTTVHHRDELDALQRELREIPGVTALVYEQTCAAEKRRRRKRGKFPDPARRTVINELVCEGCGDCGRKSNCLSILPKETEFGTKRQIDQSSCNKDYTCVEGFCPSFVSVMGGSLRKPDSAAVAARFRDALEELPHPLRPVGDDPAEILIVGVGGTGVVTIGAVLAMAAHLEGKASSVLDFMGFAQKGGAVYSYLRVAQGPERLNQTRIDPGQAQVVLACDMVVAASPDALRTVRAGRTRVVANAHVAPTGAFTRHPAQRPDAGGLLRTLERAAGPDRVEVVDANRVVTALFGDSILANVFLMGFAFQKGLLPVGLDALARAIALNGVGVEANQRAFTFGRLAAHRPEILAGLGQEEEKPASTLADIVGRRAAFLVDYQDAAYADRYRALVERVRAAEAAVLPGSTALAEAVARGYHKLLAYKDEYEVARLHADPRFRRKLEEQFDGDWTLVFHLAPPMLARRLNGFGEPHKIALGPRILPVLRLLAGLKRLRGTPFDLFGYTAERRTERRLIARYEETVEEILRHLTAQTHAAAVELAALPLEIRGFGPVKERAVREAERRWDELLGGLRGQGGEQGGEGRRRSA
- a CDS encoding cold-shock protein gives rise to the protein MAPERGLSVIPPLRPDGIAPIFRANGLVQRERVVSEEAKNVEATVKWYKTDKGFGFVRFPDGSPDAFVHSSVLVPLGLTALPEGATLVCDVAENPKGRQVAAIHSVTPPETPARRSRPSRAAASAPPIPVPATSPRSLRRPPPVPLPPRLRPRASAANAARPASRRPPRRCRASRPTARCAGTIWTASPA